A genomic segment from Glycine soja cultivar W05 chromosome 18, ASM419377v2, whole genome shotgun sequence encodes:
- the LOC114397185 gene encoding uncharacterized protein LOC114397185, giving the protein MIRNIPLLIREWRPGFKIKDELLRTLPIWVKLPQLPIILWGDTSLNKIGSALGNPIMTDECTANRLRVSYARILVEMDITNELPQTITIADNEGEKIQQAIEYEWRPLFCNKCQKVGHSCDKPKVRKQWKPKQVKQSVANVEFKKEEVDDRWSNAVGNDNNVKVKTSMDIASTSAETPSPVAEDIRNKDVEAVVEKWIEVIRSGRERGKKKVNDSSTGSVLCDNGFDALEILKDLIEFQNTGQ; this is encoded by the coding sequence ATGATTAGAAACATTCCTTTGTTGATTCGAGAATGGAGGCCAGGGTTTAAGATCAAGGATGAACTACTGCGAACCCTACCTATTTGGGTGAAACTTCCCCAACTCCCGATCATATTGTGGGGTGATACGAGCTTGAATAAGATTGGGAGTGCCCTGGGTAATCCCATTATGACAGATGAGTGTACTGCAAATAGACTGCGAGTGTCCTATGCGCGTATCCTTGTTGAAATGGATATTACAAATGAGCTTCCTCAAACAATTACCATTGCTGATAATGAAGGAGAAAAGATTCAACAAGCAATTGAGTATGAATGGAGACCTCTATTTTGCAATAAGTGTCAAAAGGTAGGTCATAGCTGTGATAAGCCTAAGGTGAGGAAACAATGGAAACCAAAGCAAGTGAAACAATCTGTGGCTAATGTGGAATTTAAGAAGGAAGAGGTTGATGATAGATGGTCTAATGCAGTGGGAAATGATAATAATGTTAAAGTAAAGACCAGTATGGATATTGCAAGTACTTCTGCTGAGACTCCTTCTCCAGTGGCTGAGGATATCAGAAACAAGGATGTTGAAGCAGTTGTGGAAAAATGGATTGAGGTAATTAGAAGTGGTagagaaagaggaaaaaagaaagttaaTGATAGTTCTACAGGTTCAGTCTTATGTGATAATGGGTTTGATGCTCTAGAGATTTTGAAGGATCTCATAGAGTTTCAAAACACTGGTCAATGA